From one Bos indicus x Bos taurus breed Angus x Brahman F1 hybrid chromosome 7, Bos_hybrid_MaternalHap_v2.0, whole genome shotgun sequence genomic stretch:
- the LOC113896627 gene encoding uncharacterized protein LOC113896627 encodes MFLYVLLACVSWVLESHSAPMKIISGSTQDNHTAVCAEIEKELMADNVTYKGSFERPQNTSEELCYGKFIEGFISTLNNISTKHKNDCHIEKVCKNMRQLTEICPKLKLTGHNCITEKSNFSKFKEALKSVVISIEGWKSCKRIKGIL; translated from the exons ATGTTCCTGTACGTGCTCCTGGCTTGTGTGTCATGGGTCTTGGAAAGCCATTCTGCCCCGATGAAGATAATCAGTGGGTCTACCCAGGACAATCACACAGCAGTCTGTGCTGAGATTGAGAAAGAACTCATGGCTGACAACGTTACATACAAG GGCTCCTTCGAAAGGCCTCAGAACACCAGTGAG GAACTCTGCTATGGGAAGTTTATAGAGGGCTTCATCTCCACCCTGAATAACATCTCTACGAAACACAAGAATGACTGTCACATAGAAAAAGTCTGTAAGAACATGAGGCAACTCACCGAAATCTGCCCAAAGCTGAAA CTAACAGGACACAACTGTATTACTGAGAAAAGTAACTTCTCAAAGTTCAAAGAAGCTTTAAAGAGTGTTGTCATATCTATAGAAGGATGGAAATCTTGTAAAAGGATCAAGGGCATCCTCTGA
- the CSF2 gene encoding granulocyte-macrophage colony-stimulating factor — MWLQNLLLLGTVVCSFSAPTRPPNTATRPWQHVDAIKEALSLLNHSSDTDAVMNDTEVVSEKFDSQEPTCLQTRLKLYKKGLQGSLTSLMSSLTMMATHYEKHCPPTPETSCGTQFISFKNFKEDLKEFLFIIPFDCWEPAQK, encoded by the exons ATGTGGCTGcagaacctgcttctcctgggcACTGTGGTCTGCAGCTTCTCCGCACCTACTCGCCCACCCAACACTGCCACCCGGCCCTGGCAGCATGTGGATGCCATCAAGGAGGCCCTGAGCCTTCTGAACCACAGCAGTGACACTGATGCTGTGATG AATGACACAGAAGTCGTCTCTGAAAAGTTTGACTCCCAG GAGCCAACGTGCCTGCAGACTCGCCTGAAGCTGTACAAGAAGGGCCTGCAGGGCAGCCTCACTAGTCTCATGAGCTccttgaccatgatggccacccACTACGAGAAACACTGCCCACCCACCCCG GAAACTTCCTGTGGAACCCAGTTTATCAGCTTCAAAAATTTCAAAGAGGACCTGAAGGAGTTCCTTTTTATCATTCCCTTTGACTGCTGGGAACCAGCCCAGAAGTGA